The Candidatus Delongbacteria bacterium genome segment GAATAATCTTCAGGACCTTGCTCAGAACGAAAAGCTCCAATAATTTTTCTCACAATTACTGTCTCTCGAATAGCTTGTTCTGCAAAATTATTAGTTGGCTCAACATTTTCATATAAGATGCACGTAAACCAGTTCTCAAGATTGTTTCCAATATAAACAATCACTGCGTTAAATTCTTCGTAAGCGCCCAATCTAACCCATCTTTCCAATATCTAAATATCTGATAGGTTTACCTCAAAACAACCAGGAGGTAAATATGACAG includes the following:
- a CDS encoding transposase, which gives rise to MERWVRLGAYEEFNAVIVYIGNNLENWFTCILYENVEPTNNFAEQAIRETVIVRKIIGAFRSEQGPEDYSVLQSLLATWKMRGHNICAQLKQTLIKYGQFC